The following is a genomic window from Elaeis guineensis isolate ETL-2024a chromosome 10, EG11, whole genome shotgun sequence.
TTGACCTCAAACTCATCTTTAGTATCCTTGTATGAGTGCCCATTTTTTCCATCATGAATGTACAAAAGAATAGTATGTGGTAGGAGTGTCAATTGTTGAGTTGATAAATTTGTTATTATCATCATAATTTCAGCTAGACTTCCTCGCAATCTGGTTCTTACTGGTTTTTAAAAAAACAATAAAGTAGGTTAACAAACACTGATCAATACTTATCGAGGAGTAAATTTAGAAATAGTTTCACAAGAAAATCCTCTAATGATACAAAAttctcatataaaaaatattaaatatcttATTTGTCATCTTTCTATCTCTTCTCCGATAAAGAATTTACAAAGTTCTGGTTAAAAGCAAAACAAAAGGAGAATCATAATATTTTTGTGTCATGTAAATAAGTTGTACAACATTTTTATGTCACATTTTAATATAACACGGCCAAGTTATAAATTCCTGGTTGAAAACAAAACAAGAAGAGGATTATACACTTTATCACATTGCATCGTTGCACTTTCGAAACTAGTTCAGTTTCTTCTATCTGTTCTAAAAAGAGGGACAAAGGTCTATCCTCGTTATAATTATGCAAATCTAAATCTTGAaggtatattttttttgaaaaatcaaatataaaacctTTAATTATTAAGCAGATGGAACCGGGTTGTATCCTTCTTGCAGAAGAAAGATTCTCCTTCCTTCGCGTGAGACCTCCATTGGATTACCCACTGCACAGTTTCAAAGCACTCCAAAACCCATTCATCCATCTGCACCGATCGCAAAGAGAGCAGCtgatgatccaatggtggattcgCGAGGAAGGTGAATCCTTGCCATCGCGCGGAAGATGCACACAGGCCTGTCTCCAAGCATATAGATCACCGATGGATAGATTAAGGTTTGTGATCATTGTGTTCCATTTAATCATTTATAAAGCCGCGCGGCTAGCCATTAGCCCAATCTCTCTAATTCTGCTGCTACGGACCCCACGTACCGTAACGGTCGTATGAGTTCATCCAATATAAACAGTTTCTTGGCCGGCTCGCTCTCTTGCGTCCCACCTCCCAAAGCCCAAGAACGAGGCGAACGTGAGGACCCTCCGCCGCTTTTCTCGCCCTCGCCCCGGGCTTCGCCTTCCACCGCTCGGACCCCAAACCCTCTCTCCACCACCGCTTTCCCCCATCCCGAGATGGATGGCTTCCTCGCCGACCGACTACCGGAGGCGGCAGCGCTTCCCGACGGCTTCGTCGAGAGCTCCTGCGATTCGCTGGCGCCCCGCGCCACAACCGCCGACGCCGACTACAAGGTGCCGCTGATCGATCTCGAACGTCCCGAGGAGCTATGGAACTGGTCGCTGCCACCCCTCGCCGTGGAGATATCCTGCTTCGCCGGCGTCGGAGTGGGGGCCAGGGAGAATCCCGGAACTTGCCTCGATTTCTTGCCGGAGAGGGACATCCAAGAAGTTAGGGTTTCATCGACCCTATCGAGCGGCGCGCCTCTGGAGGCGTCAAAGAATGTGCAATCGCCCAAAGATGAGTCTTTCTTGAATTCTGCTCCCGATTTGGACGACAAGAGTTATCAGGGTTCGGGTATGATGTTTTACCCTGTTAAGAGTTCCGCAACCGTTCTTCTACTTGAGTCAAGAGCCCCTGTAACTGCCCTTCTTTCATACAAAGAAATTTGCCCAACTCTCCAGAAAGCCTTATTTTCACTCGAACAAGCAGTTTAACATAATGTTTGCTCTGTTCTTCTGTTTTCTCTCTAAGGAAAATGGTCTGTTCTTATGGTATTCTTAGAAATAGCAATTGAGCACATCAATAAGATCTGTCGAACGTACATTAGCCTTACAAGTTCCAAGAAATTAAAGATGGTAAAAGATTTGTGATTTCTAAAGTACCTGACTGAAAGCTTCTGTGCCATTCAAAAAGTACTGATATgagtttttttctcttttaattttctttgttagtgGTAATGTTTCATAACGGCACGCCCATACCTTGTTCACTGCTGTGGTTAAGAAACTAATTTGTCGTAGTTGATTGAATCTTTTGTAAGCACCAAATCAGCTTTCAAGTCTCAAGTTATTTATCTTTGTCTCGACTAGAGGTGGATTAATGCTGGAAAGTCAGAGTTGTGGGCTTTATGTTGGAACAGATGTATTAAATCTAACGTAAAGATCTTGATGGTGACACTACTTTGACAAAAAGGTTGCAGAAGAAGAAACAAGAACTGATGAAACCTTTTGACAAATCACCAAGTTGAACTGGCAACTTGACATAGAGAATTAACACCATAAGTTTTATAATTCATTCATTCATGTATATGAAGACATTAAAATAGTTCTCTATTATAATTACCAACTCTCGGAACAACCCTAAGCCCCTCACTTGATTCAGCTAATGTTTGAGACTTGAGGTGTTGCCAAGGCCCTCTCTTTCAATATTCCCACTCAtctttcaatatttttataatttgttGTCATGTGAAAGAGCTTCTTTAGTTGTTAGTTCATTACTTTTTTCCATCTATTTGTTGCTTAATCagtatctgattttttttcttcttcttttttgtttttggtgCACAATTTCTTAAATATGAAAGCTGTTGTAACCCAAGAAAGGCTTGAGTCACTTTGTCGGGAGCTACAATCTCAAAATAAAATGCTAATGGTACTCTCTTCAAATCTACTTATATATTTtggaattatatttttttatttattttcctgTTATGTGTTTatgacaaaatattttaaaatactgaATTAATAGCTAAGTTCTGCTCAATTGCATTTGGATAAAGCAGTAAGTATTTGCCCCTTGATTATGGGTGTCAGAACATCAACTAAATCTTATTTTCATTATGTGTAAACTTGTGAAATTCAAGTTGGGATGCATTAAACACATTATAGGTCTATAATTCAGCATGAGAATGACTATCAGTTATATGTTTTAATAGAAGGTTTTATGTACCAATTTTGATTGCTGTACCAGTATCCAACTACTACAATGGTGATATGGTGCAATTTTTGGTATTGACACTTGGTATAGAAGGTATGCCATATATCAGTTCCCTACCAATACGGGATGGTACACCTAGTACAGACCAATATTGTCTGGCACTTAAACGATGGATCAGTATGCGTAGGTGATATTTGAGGGGGAGATATTTAGGGCATGCAGTTCCTTTACAAGATACCTAGCcttctcactggtttgggactcaagGGCTTTGGGAGCATGACTTAGAGTCATCTATGAAGAAGTTTGGTACAAGGCCTGTATTTTGGAGAGAAGTGTTATTTCTTGGAGGTGAGCCTCAAGAGATCATCTCAAATTGTTCATTGTCTTTTGTTCTTATGTGCACTTATAATCTGATGTCAGGTAAGTTGGAAAATTGCAATACGAGATTGGTGAAAGTGATAGGATAAGGTTTTGTTGGGGGTGCTACTTGTCGAGTAGCATAGGATGTGCAGTTTTGAAAGTTGCCTTGGATTGACAAGGCTAAGGATGACATGTTTGAATTTGCTAAGAAAATAGCTGTGAAGATCTAGTGAAAAAAGGAGGACTAAAGAGGGCTTAAGAACTGCATTAAGGTATAAATTTTATGTAGGTAAGATGGAATGGATGCTTGGTGTTCCAAATGTGCACATGAAACATGGGTAAGATCATAAGGAGACACATGTTTCACTCCTTCTATAGAATGAGATGCATGTATGCATtatgcatgcatgtatcttttactttcctttcctttttttcttttgattcttcACATTAAATTTTTGGCTGTGGAGCTGAATAATTTTTGGTCATTGATGTGCTTCGGATTTGCACCTGCAAAGTGATAGATTTGTGGAGGGATGGGGCATGAGTTTCATAAATTCTTGACATATACCTGAAGCTAATATGGGAAAAATTCAATGTATTTCTgtggtcaaaataatttttactcaTGACCAAAAGATAAAATTGCACTTTGTagtttatctatatatatattgttgataAAGAGGCTTTATATCAAAGGTTCGAGAACACCAGTTCTAATTTAGGGAATCCACTGTCACAAAAACACCAGTTAGTTAAAGAGCCTTGGATCAATTGCAACATGGGCAAATGTTGCATGATTTGACTTTGTATTGATTGTTAACTAACTAATTATtggttgatttattttttttggaaagaTAAGAATTCCTCATCTGTAATTTTATTGATTATACAACTCAGTTGTTTCAAAAGGAATGCTTGATCTTAACACTGCCAAA
Proteins encoded in this region:
- the LOC105035117 gene encoding uncharacterized protein; translated protein: MSSSNINSFLAGSLSCVPPPKAQERGEREDPPPLFSPSPRASPSTARTPNPLSTTAFPHPEMDGFLADRLPEAAALPDGFVESSCDSLAPRATTADADYKVPLIDLERPEELWNWSLPPLAVEISCFAGVGVGARENPGTCLDFLPERDIQEVRVSSTLSSGAPLEASKNVQSPKDESFLNSAPDLDDKSYQGSAVVTQERLESLCRELQSQNKMLMDECQRVSTEGQNMRSDLSMILKDTVKDVNSKLEEQKDECLYQLTENEMLRKKLEHLADEYALAEQQFAQEMKQKILELQLVDLNIQQQQERSTQDQTQMQLYVEQIEEILATEKNLHLQLADDGDKFQQFQDALLKSNELFDSFKQEMEKMASSVKELKKENEFLKSRCEKSDITLVKLVEEREHMKKQLEKAKNQKEKLESLCRSLQAEKKK